Part of the Lolium rigidum isolate FL_2022 chromosome 6, APGP_CSIRO_Lrig_0.1, whole genome shotgun sequence genome, ATTTACCCCTGGGAGGCATTGTACCCCTTACTATCTACAGTAAGATCTTGCTTTGAGGTTTGCAAATTTTATGTCTCTACAGTCCATACTATGCAGCATTGTACTCTCTGCGATGGAACAATCCATATTTATCTTATACTAATCCACTTCTATGCATGTTAGCTGTTAGGCACTGAAAATAGACCCTGTGTTAGGCCGCGCGGTACTGTACAATGGACTTTATAAAGGTGTGAAATAAGGATGTGCTACAAAGAAAATGATTAAAATTCTTGGTAGGAACAAATTTCCCTATTTGCTATACGAATTTCTTCCCTTGAGTAGTAAAATGCACAGCGTAAAGCTTGACTTACTTTTGCCTTTGAACACAATAAAGCAATGGTGTAGGTATGGCACATTGTTTCGAAATTTGAAGGTGAGTTATCTTCCAGAGATGCTTGACTCCATATAGatgaaagaagaagaacaagttgGCCACTGTTCAACTTCATAAACTTCAAGTTCTGCTCAGATTTAAGGAAAGTAAGAAGTTGTATCAGTTGGATGGTCAAACATTCTGACGTAAAAAAGTAAGTACTAAGAATACTAGCTGGACTTCATACTTCATCATTAAACGTGGTCAGACGATGCTCGTTGAAGCATGGGCTCCCTGAAGATTGCCTTGTATTTGGTTCTGTATGTGCATATCCATTCTCAGCACTTACCACAGCTTCTGATTTCCCATTTTGGTGCGGGGATTCCTTGATCTCAGAAGAGAAAGCTGACAGGGCCAACAAAAGCACGCTCTGTGAACCATTAAGCTTCATTGGGACTGGAAAACTTATTGCTGACCACGGGCATAACAGCAAAGGAGCGACAATGGTGGAGAAAACACGGTGTGAGCCAATCCTTGTCTTATGGTCTGGGTGCATCATTGCTAAGAGAAGCTGATGATACGAAGCTTCAGGAAATGCCTGACATATACGCAAGGAAAAGGTCAATCAATATTGATGTTCTACAGCTAAAATATTTCTCCACGGTAGTGGAAATATCAAACTTACTTTCTGATTGTATGATGAATTGTACACATAAGCTGCTATTTGTGCTGTGCGGTAAACAGATGACACTGTTGTCCTGGCGATGGTGGCAGTGTACGAGAGATTCTCAAGCATTACGCTGACCATCTCAAGAATTGGCCCAACATCCCCAACCTAATAAGCCAAGGAAAAACTTGTTATACATTTATGCTAACCAGAATATAGTTATTGTAATTAACTGCCAAAAGATTACAACAACCTTTTCTGTCAATTGCACCAGGCACTCCTCCAAGGCCACATAAAGTTCACTGTTCCACTTATCAACATCAGCTtgagcatttgctgcttcaatagcACAATACATACATTTCCGCAGGTGTCTTATTAAGTCGCTGATTGCACTAGTTATTGTCACTGATGCCTGTGACTTTGCATGCTTTGCAAGATGGCAAGCAACTTTTACAATGCTGATTTGCTTGATGGGCATCTTGGCAACACTTTTATGATCAATGTGCTTTATCGTGAAAGATAGAAGCAAATGGCCATTTTGCCCTGCAAGTATAAAACAAGAAACAGAGTATTAAATCTGTCTGCTGTTCAATATTTTCAACTGAAAAGCAACACTGAAAGAGAAACAAGAGAAGAAATTGCATTGGTAAAAAATGCTGCACCTGATTTGTCCATCAGTGTTTGCATTTCTTGTAGAACAGAAAGGGCAACCCCATTTTCAGGAGACCAATAATTGTGGCTATCAAAAAGGCGAAAAAGAGGATCAAGAATACGTCGCACTGTTGTTGCCTCCTTTGCAATATCAGCCATGTTACGCAAGCAAACCCTTGCCCAGTGCGCCGGGTTCTCGGATGCAACCCTGCTAGTACATAAGCAAGTAATGAGAATAAGAGGTGCATTGTTGTCTAGAAATGGGGTTATTACGTCAGTAGAAGATCTCACATTGGATCAGATGCCACTTTGGCGCTATTTTGCCCAGATACTGACAACGTTGTCAAATCATCGTCATCTTGAAGTCTGACAACCTCTTTTATTGAGAGTGTATGGTTAGCCTCATAACAGCTTATTATCACCGAGACAACCTGGTTCGAGAATGAATTGGAAATTAATCAGATCCCCAATTTGAGATGCTATTTGGCAGAAACAACTCTGCTAACATTGTGCTTCATGAATTGCAGTTTCTGGTCCAGTTTGAATTAAAATTAGTGTACTATATTTCCGGTATTAAGTAAAGACCTGCAATTTAAGAATTTGCTGGACTTTGGTTATACTTATATCTCTTCCCCTTATTCAATGATCTTACTTGTACTGAATCTCATACAGGAAATAAATATTCGACAGAAAGTATCCTGCTTGCATGAAATAAACTTGCATCTTCTGACATAGTACAAAAGCAATAAGGACTTACTTCATCGAGTTCCATTGAAATATGTGAGTGGTCACCCATGTATTTGACCTGATTAAAAGTGATCAAACAGTCAGGCTGCGGTACAAAATGTTTCCCAACTTCATCACTATTACTCCTACGATATTACTTGCTAGGAAGAATCGGTAATGCAGAGAGAGTAACCATGAAACTAGTTTGACAGAAAATTTCATATTTGTGAAGCATGTGAGATTGTAGAAACAGATGGAATTTGTAACTGGTTCATTTGTTCTACATCATTATTCCTAGTTTGACAATATTGTAAAATAAGTCCTTAAATAGCTGGCAAACATAAAATTGCCTTCTCCTTTTCATCAGAGCAATTAAGTAATGGGTTGTCTTACCATAGAAGCGAGAGCTTGGAGTGCAGCAGATCGAAGGCGGAGTCCTTTGTCATCTTCCCTTTGTTCTTGACCAATTTTGCATAGTTTTGGTATGAGGCCTTCTAGGCTAAACATATGTGTGCTGTCAACCTATATGTACACCTAATTAGAATTTAGAAATCAAGCAGATATGGCAAGTACCAAGAAGATAAATGAAATTGTAAGTTGTTATATGTCACGTCAATAACCTGTCCATTGAGAAAGTCGACGAGCAATAGGCAACCCTGAACCTGCAAATCATCGTTCGATTCCTGATCAATAAGGGTGCGAACCAGACACAATGTGCTCGTGGCCAGCAATGGTCTGAAATGAGAATGATCTGATCAGTCAATTAGCCAAGATTGGTCACGAATGCATATCACTGAATAGACAGTGTTTCCACTCACGTATGCTCCTTGCATGAACGCAGAAGTTTCCTGTAGATGCATGGAACCACTTTGGCCAGTGTAAAACTCTCATGTCTCAGTTCTTTATAGCATCTCTGCTCAAGATACTCTGTGATCTGTCCGGGAAAAAGTGATTGATTAAATTCTGGTTTACCATGCTCGTTTGAAGAATCACTGTTAAACCCTGAACAGGGAATTAGCTAATTTGGTGATTGGCATTGAATGTAAAAATAGCGTTGTACGAAAAAGAATTGCAGACAGGTGATCACTTGCCAGCACAGAAGTAACAGTAAGATGACTAGTTGGACCGTTACAAGTATGGTTTGGATTACTAACTCGAGTTTCTTCACCTGACTTAATTCTGGTCTAAAGAAACTCTAGTAGGAAGTATTAGACGATAGTATGGAGGAGGCAGAATTTGGTACCTTTGGTATGCGTGTTGGATTTCTGGAGACGTAATCGCAGAGCTTCCCGATCCTCCTATCATTCGGCTCTCCATCCTAAGACAGAAGCATCCAAGCTCAATTAGCAAGCTCCCACACATTTGAACGCAAACAAACTCATCATGCAGGACTAGATAGAGCTAACATCACACAGGGTTAGCAAAATTTGAATGGTAGCAGGCAGGATGGGCCATACCGCGGGCAGCTGGTAGATTTCGGAGATGATCTTCTTGTACCTCTTGACGGGCTGCCGTGATCGCGCCCGCAGCGAGGGGCAGAAGTAGCAGAGGCTGCTGCACGCGGGCAGCACCCGCCGTGACATCACCCCCATGACTGACTCAACTAGGCTTCCTCTCCCAAAAGGGCAAACTTTTCGATCCAAATGTGCCTAGACAGCCAGCTGTCTTGCTATCCTCTTTGCTGCGGTGACTCCAAGAACTGAAACCCCTTGTGCGTGGATCAAACTGGTCTTCTTAAGCTTTGTAGCAGGGGAGTAGAGCAGACGCCCCCTCGCTTTCCTCGCGCTCGCTGTAGCCAATTGGAGACCCTTGGACCGAGCTGAGATCAAGAAACCCGCAGATATCCCCTCACGTCAGAGTCGACCCTGACCAAATCAAATCCAGGCAGGCTGGTGGGATTGGGACTTTAAAAAAAAACGGGAATTTGCTGGCTGGGTCAAATCCGGCAAAGAACGCGGGGCAAGAAccttcctctccctctcgcgaaccccCCGGACCGCGGGTCGACGGAGCCGAGGAAGGAAGCCGCTGGGCGGAGCACAAATCCCCTGCCAAAGATGAAACCTTTTTCGTCAGAATCGCATTCCCGAACTGCCCAGATCGCGCTCAAACGGAAATTGAACCGGCGAGCGGCGGCTGGCGAGGGGAACACCGGGGAAAAGTGGGCGCGGATCCACCCACCTGGTTTCTTgtagcggcgggaggaggaggccgcagGGGCGATCCGGCCGCtcgcggtgcggcggcggcggcaggctgGCGTGCGGTTGGGGTGGGTAGGGGTAGCTGGCTGGCGGAGGCGACAACGGGGCAACAACGGTCGCCTTGGTTTGGCCTTCACTGCCGCGAGGAAGGGGAGGAGTAAAATCTTGGTGGCAGCTGGAGGTGCGGCGGCACGGACAGGGGCTAGGCGTAGTAGACAGCTCAGGGGCGAGCGCGTAGCGGTTTTTCTACTACTGTGCGTGCGAAAGGGGGTGTTTCGAGGGGCTTTTGGGCAAAAAAAGGAGCCTCGTTTCCGTTTCTTTGTCTGACAGATCTCTTCTTAACTGGTGGGCACGTAGCACCAGGCTGCCCGTTTCTGGTCCTCCACCTGCAGGCGTGTCGAGGGGATGTTACGACTCTACCCTCCACTGGTTCCAAGATCGGAAGCGCTCAAGGAGACGAGGTGGAGGGTAGGACGGGGATTCCGCCCTCCTCGCGCTGCAAGGATTCGAATGGAATCGAAGGGTTCTGAAGTTGACGTGCGATCCGAGGGAGAGACCCGACCGTCATCAAGACGGGAACAGGTCTCGCGCATCGTACGCTTCGGGTGGGAACCACGTTCTGCCTTTGTGTCCCCTTCTAGTATCTTCCCTACCTATAAATAACCAGACGTACAATACTAGTGAAATATGTTAGTCCGATTTTTTTTCCAtgaaaaatactccctccgttctgatttagtctacattttagaaaaaatgagataaattagtagtgcatttattagtactacttagatatttgaacaaccaatccaagttacattgaaaataacaacatccaataaaaaGAGTAAAACCAAatcgttttcagtgttgttgttgactaaaagctagaatgtagagtatttcagaacaaattttgggactagaatgtagactatttcagaacggagggagtatgcgaTTTTTAATATTGTttcaggctggtgccaacgcgggctggaGCAGGGGCGATAGCGCCGGCGTCGGGGCGAGAGGGCGGCGAGACGAGAGCGCGGTGCGGTGGCGCGGGCGCCTGGCGGtaccgcccgctaccgcccggctgccgcccgcgctgggggcgaTAGGGGGGCGAGAGGGGCGagagcgggggcggcggcgatggcggagtcggggcgagaggcggggcgagagggaggggtAACGACTAGCCGAGGTGGTGCGATCCGATTCGTCCACCTCGgcctagccgttggggtagccgttgctggctcaaaaatttcgaaaaaaatgccCAAAACCCCAAAAATTCATCCCCACCCCCTGTAAataccccccatatggtttcactcattccacacctcacttcatctcctccactctccatttccactcctctcaacgccatgtcttcgtctagcagcaattcgagcgacggaatggagggtgatatgatcgatgcattccaggcggagtatgaggaggagatgctcaacgaggaggcggagccaagacggccgcgacgccgccgagagttcatcaggcgtgatcgtctgggtgcccacgatcgggtcttcgaggactacttcgccgacgactgcaatTATCCTCCGAGCTACTTTCAGCGAAGGTGGCGGATGAGACGATCCCTctttctgcgcattgtggatagattgggtgaatactctccgtatttcacccaaagagttgatgctctcaaccgtgctggttttTCTCCCCTACAAAAGTGTACTACGGTTTTGCGTCTGTTAGCTTATGGAGTCGCTGCAGATAcgatagatgagtggcttaagttagctagacaaacttcatcagaTTGTCTAAATAGATTCTGTGAAAGCATCATTGACTGTTACGGGGAGACGTTTTGCCGTCGACCAAATGTCGAGGATACTCGGCGTAcgttagcgaaagccgaggagcgtggctttcgggcatgttagggagcatcgattgcatgcattggcggtGGAGGAGCCGACCAGTGGCTCATGCtggtcaattcacaaggggagacatcaaacaccctaccataatcttagaagccgcTGCGTCGTATGATCATTGGATCtggcatgccttttttggagtggtcgggtccaacaacgacatcaatgtactcaaccagtcgtcgttgttcactgatgtgcttaggggagaagcacccgtagtgaacttcacggtgaatggacacgagtacaactatggttactaccttgccgacggcatctacccctccggccggtgttcatgaaaggtgttactcttccacaaagtgaaaagcggcgagtgttcactgctgctcaatcagcttggcgcaaagatgtcgagtgtgcctttggagtgcttgaaggctaggttcaacattctagcggtttcgggacgctcctactcgaggcgtactcttgggctgatcatgcgtgcatgtgtcattacgcacaacatgatcatcgacgatgagcgtggtacaaatttggagAACAACTATGAGACAAGTTGAGTCCAATGTCGGCCCCGCAATACAcaaccatgcaccaccaagcctagcagccgAGATTCGgatggacaacgaaatgagggactcaccgatgtatacacagctccagcatgatttgattgagcatgtgtgggctaatgcctagattatgtaattttttcaaatttttatgtaatcttttcaaaattttatgtaattttttttatgatgtaatcggtaacaattttagttcaataaaataatttccttgcattatttttaatgttgtaatctgaaaaagaaatgctgatgtcgaggagagagaaaagctgatgtggaggagagagaagtgagagctggcactatagcccgtgcactggcaccgtggggtgagagtgaggaaaaaagctgacgtggcaggCTATAGTGGtgtggtgcattggcaccagcctcatAATATTATGGGGTTGGGCTCGGCTAACCCGATTAGCAGCCCATCGGGCTCGAGTAACCCGGCTGGGCATCATTCTGTGGGATCCCTCTACACAGAACATGTCgggctcactagtaggaaaaggctcatcagtggcgcaccaaaaatcaattatgtggcgcatgggcggtgcgccacagaattctcgccacaaaaataaggtttctgtggcgcaccgacccatgcgccacagaaacttatttctatggcgcaccggcggtggtgcgccacagaatttttttttgaaattcaaaaaaaatggcggccagatctagatctagatctagatccggggccgccgaatttttttattttttttaatttcgctgggtgggtgaaggaggaggacggccggaggaggaggaggaggaggaggtggtggtggtggtggtggtggtggtggaggaggaggaggaggtggtggtggtggtggtggtggtggtggtggtggtggtggtggaggaggaggaggaggaggtgatggaggtggtggaggtggtggtggaagaggaggtggtggtggaggaagaggaggaggtggtggtggtggttgttgtcgccggagtaggtcgccggagtaggtcgccggagttagTCGCCGGAGTAGatcgccggagtaggtcgccggagttggtcgccggagttggtcgccggagttggtcgccggtggaggtgaggagagaggagaagtggaggagaggaagagaagaggagaggaggagaaggagagaagtggagaaggggagaaatggaggagagaaggggagaagtggagaaggggagaaggagagaagtggagaaggggagaaatggaggagagaaggagaaatgggcgccagaaatttcaaatttcgaacgttaattctgtggcgcatgggcacttggtgcgccacagaatttttttttctttttttgtattttgcagcaaaaaatctttaactgcccgtaactttttactcttttcgaatttgtagattctaaaaattgtccaaccaggcaaacccaggtgaattcggatctagatttttcgtgggaatattttgatatattatgcgctttttttcgagttcgtatgcaaccagaaatccactttgatgattttcccacgtaattttgcaaaaaaagtcgaaattattgtttgttaattctcagtggtaaaagatgacataatacatgggcatcttgaaggaatttttgttttgaaatttttatatatatttttttattttttacagaggttaaaaaggcgatccacgggggggtggagttgcgtggggaggcaaaaaaagttctgtggcgcatggatgtggcgcaccatcccacgtgcgccacagaaagtcttaattcagtggcgcaccaggaccagtgcgccacagaatgtcttatttctgtggcgcacgtgatcctgtgcgccacagaaatagtgaaaccaatgattggggctggccccaccaaatttctgtggcgcatggatccctggtgcgccacaaaattaagctatttttgtggcgcaccgtggctggtgcgccacagaattctgtggcgcatttttggtggtgcgccacagaaataagcttcgcctataagggttttcctactagtggctaGCCCAACCCGACAGCATGTGATTGGGCTGGACGTCCCCGATTTGGCCTATTATTCTCATTTTTCTTGTTCCGACGTATTATCCCCGCTCCTTTCGTCTGCCAACCCTTTTCAGCCATCTCACCTCGTCGTCTCTTGTTATAAATCGAACCACCGAATTGTTTTGACGCATCAGTTTTTCTCTACCTCTTTTTGTACCGCCAACCTTTTGGTgccatgagtgtgccttgctcagaCCAGGACTTTAGTCCGTCGAAGATGAAGGATGCAATGCAAGCTTGGCGTCTAGGATGAGAACGGAGTGTTGTTGGTGTGGCGACTTGTGAAACTGGACGAGGTGGAGGATTTTTTAGATAAGTTTGCCATGAGGTTTTTTCGTGTGTGCCAACCATGATTATGATGCACCGACATGTTCATCGTACCCGAGGCCTCCGGTATGTTGTAAGCATGATGAATAGACATATTATTCGTGTTGTTCTTGTTTCTTTAGTTTTTGTTGCATTCTCCTCTACCCCTCTGCACGTGAATACCATTGGATTCACATGGAGCGCCCTGAGTGGGCGGCCGAAGAGATTGGGGATAGGCATCTGCATGGCCCAACTTCATGGCGTAGGAACATGTGAGAGAGAAAAGGAGCTCAAGAAATATCACGAGGAGCAACGATACCAATTCCATTATCGCGAGCATATCAATAATCAAATCGCATGTGTGCATAAGCAGTAGAGGTCATGACACGGCTATTCTTACAAAGCGATGTTATTTCGATACCACGTACAAAGCACACACAAGTTGTGGGAATGATTTGTTCAATCCAGAGTAATATGTAAGACACGTACGTTTCAATTGAAACAAGCATTAGTGAGTGAGGACCTCCTCATAAACAACTTGTAGAAGAAACCATATAACTAGAAACCACTATTGAGATGATTGTTAGACCGTATGCATTAGAAATATCTACAAATAACTTAAAGATGTTAAAACACACAAAGATATACATACATATACACTATGTAATTTGGGAAGTGAAGAAAATAATTGTAGACCCATGCAATTTGTCATTTTTAATTTTCTCTATATTTACGGAGATTTGGTTTCAATATCCTATTGAGGGGCCATTGAAAATATGACAACTAATGTAACTTTCAttacaaaataaaatttaaattttgCACACTGCATGTATATATTCCAATGATATACATTaaaatgtataaaacatgtgcttAATATTTATCAACGATTAAGTATCCTAACTAGGTTAGAAAAGTATGCTCGTCAAGGCTTTAATGTCATTAAAATAATCCATTTATAAGTACAAAAATTAGTATAATTCTatttccaaagtgctaaaaagcaAGTGGGTGTTGGTTTGATCCAGAGAGCACTCCAATCTCGTCCGTCGGAGCAACTTGAATGGGCCTGGTCGCGCGAGACGGTCCAACGGTGATTTATCCTAATATCACAAGCAGCACAGTTTCTTTTCCCATTTCATCTCAATCAATTTGCTAGGGTTAATCCGCACGGAAACTGGATAGGCAAATAATTCAAGTGGTGTGGCTAGAGGAGATCGTCAATGTAGCAGCTATGTGTGAGGGCACAGAGATCATCAATGGTGTGCGCGTGCTTAGAGTATAGAACTCGCCGACAGTGAGCGACCGCGCGCGGGGAGCGTGGAGCTGCGACGGAGGTGTGACGGTCTCGAGTGCAATTGGGTGGAGGTCTGTTGTAGACGAGGTTGTGTGGTAGATCCATCTTATGAGCACAAATTTCACAGAATAGAGACAATCCCCCTATACTAATTCCAATAATCCCTTGATTTGAATTTCACACTTAGTGTTACCTACCCATGTTCCCAATTTCGTGCGATTTTTGAAGTTTTTTTTGTCAGCATGGGATTTAGCATTGGAAGGATACTTGCAGTGAAAGCACGTGGCCACCAACAGCGACCAACAACGGCGGTGGTTGCGAATGGCAGCCGCATGGTCGACATGCCTTAGTGTTGTCAGTGTTTGGTGTTAGCAATTTAGATTAGATTAGTATGACGTTTGGTACATGCTCCCTCCAATCCCTTTTAATTGACCCGGATTTAAtactgttgtgaagtgtacaagtagattgcctagccctttccatcagttcggacttttggttcgagTGGCTGCATGTGCGTGAACACAACGTGGTATCGAGCCTgcgtctcaagttcaaatcctggctttcacatggttttcgcaattaagcctaaaaattgttgttgcccccctctttagccaccgctgtttcggtgtgctcttcttctttcacgtgttgactctcttctcccgtcacacgcgagtgagggtgttgtgaagtgtacaagtagattgcctagccctttccatcagttcggacttttggttcaagtggctagtgcatgaagcttaacaaatACAACATtacactaaatccgagtcaattaaaagaaatCGGAGGGAATGTGTGCCGAGTGTAATTAGAGCATGTTGTTGAGCTCCTTAACTGGACACGGATTGGAGACGACGTTGATATTTTTGCAGAGGATGAACACAGTACGTGTAAATGAGGGCGCCCCAAAAGTTGCAATCAGCCTTACCGGGCTGGCGCGGCGTTCCACTTAACTGTAGTAGGTCACATGGTTTCTTTGGAATAGGAGGATTCTCTAACCTCTACATCAGTTGATGCACACATCTTTTTTTTTAGTAGTATCAAATATTCAGAGTTTACACATCATGGATTAAGATAGCGGGACACATTGTGGCGCATAAGCGTGTTCCTGCATAGCGTTCCACTTGAAGCGTGAGATGAAGACATCTTATTTTCTTGCAAGCATATGGGTACTGGGAGTATGTTACAGTTTGTTGGCTAGACTCACCCTCATCGGTTGGAGTAAATACAAACGACATTGCTCCACTGTGTTCAGAATTCAGATAGAGAAGAACAGGGACACTATATATCCATTTCGGAAAAGAAAAGGACACAATGGGTGTTGTAGACCCACTTGATTACAGCAAGTTGCTTTAGCATCTTATCgtagtttctttttttcttttcttattaaGTTGTATATCCTAGGGGATTAATTGTGTTTTTGGGTGTCATTCCTGTTGAAAAAATAGGTTTCTTTTAACCACACACTGCTTCCTTGTTTTTACACCATTATGAACTAGGTTTTAGTTGTCTGGTTGACTGGTTTTTTGTAGACAAGTAGTCAAATGATAAGTTACTCTAAGCTATCTAATCATGCTGCTTGACACTGCCTCGAAAGCTGTATGAATTATGTTGTTGTTTCATATCCACTTGATACTAATTGCTTTATCATCTTTATTATCTGTTTTTTGTCAGCATATTAACTTGCACATTTATGGATCGTAGTTGATTTTTATCTGTTTATTAAGCTGCATATGCAATGCCTTAGTTCCTTTTGTATGCTTATTAAGTTCTCTATCGAGGAACCTTAGTTGTTTTTTCTGCTTGTTAGTTAAGTTACATGTCCATGTATCTTAGTTGATTAAACTTTGTGTTTAGGACAGAGAGACTACAAAAAAGACCTCCATTTTGGCTCCATTGGGCCAAAAATAGCAACGGTGGCAGTGACAGCTGAGGGCAAAACGGTCTAGGCAGTTGTCTCACACGGCCAAACCCAACGGTCCGATGCCGAACATTGGATTGGATTGGGTTGGGTTTCCTTTCTTTCCCCTCCCAAAATGGCAGCAAGAACAGCGCCCCGTATCAAGCACAAGCTCGACGGCGCCGCCCCGTCTGGCCGTGGCTGCAGCAAAGCGTCCAGGCGCCGTAGCATGCCACTGCGGTGCCGCTCCTTCGCCGCGGGGTAACTGACTCGGATGCATGCCACTGCGGTGCCGCAGCAGGCCCGCAGGGATGATGCGCTCGGCCGCGCTCGGATACGGCGGCGTTATTCCGAGGCGAGGCCACGAGCAAGCGATCCTCCCCCTAGCCGCCCCCAACCCCCAGTCGAATCCCTCTGTAAAATCTCCCGACTCCCCGCCGGCCCCTCTTTTTGTCCAGCGATCCCAGAAACAATCCCCCATCCAGATTCCGGCCGCTTTGCCAAAGAAGCCACCGCCTCCCGGCTCCCGCTCTTCCCCCACCCGACCCACGGCCGCGGAGAGCTTCCGCGCTCGGGAGCCATGGAGGACGCCGACGCCGACCTCGAGAGGTCCCTCCTAGCGTCCGCGGTCCTCGCCTTCGCGTACGACAAAGCGGGACGGGCTAGGGAGCCGGTGGGCCTGGCCAGGCagaccgccgccgcggccgcggagGTGGACCATCCCGCCTCGGGACACCTCACGGAGGCCGCCGACTCCATGGAGCGGACCGTCCTCACCCTCTCCGTCGCCGACGTCTACACCAGGCCTCGGGCGGCAGCGGAGCTCGTGGCCTGCGCGGCCGATCTGTACATCGCCGCTCGTGAGGTCAACGCCGACCTGGCGGACGCCGCCTACGACCTCGCGGGACAATCCGAGGAGTTGACACGGATGGCCGCCGACCTCAGGGCCGCCATGGGATTCCCCCGCCAGCAGAATcacggcctcctgggccggattgcCGCCTTCTGCACCTACAGGGTGCAGCCTT contains:
- the LOC124662594 gene encoding uncharacterized protein LOC124662594 codes for the protein MEDADADLERSLLASAVLAFAYDKAGRAREPVGLARQTAAAAAEVDHPASGHLTEAADSMERTVLTLSVADVYTRPRAAAELVACAADLYIAAREVNADLADAAYDLAGQSEELTRMAADLRAAMGFPRQQNHGLLGRIAAFCTYRVQPSSVRSFAEGGTSAMQPLGLGMSLCLFPYMGRQGILSSDNFSDNELWWINTVFSSWWVLVSLGVAASLFPDTRLQMEYVRLSSHLAILGITILVILYAYVMLAPDAWIALLIFLALSCFFHAVFYLQSYQRRNM